A stretch of DNA from Leucobacter luti:
CCTGGGCGCTTCGAGCACTTCGGCTGGCTCGGGCGGGACCCGTGAGCTCCCCCCGCGACAGGTGCAGGGCTCGGCTCTGTGCCCGCTTCAGGGGTGAACTCTGAGAGCGGCTCCCCGAACAGAGCCTCGAGCTCACTCAGCCCAGCTTCCCATTGCCGGCCGGGCTGGGCATTCCTCACCCCCCGGGTCACTGGGCAGCCCCGCCCACGGCGTCGTCGACGGCGTCGTCGACGGCGTCACCCAAGACATTTGAGAGGAGACCCTCGTCCACGCGTTGCGTTTTTTCCCAACTGTGCTGGCCCTTTAGTATCCGAGCGAGCGCGCTCCACACCGCGGCGAAGGCAAGATAGTTGATGAGCGGAAAACAGTGTGCGTGCAGCAGAGACACCCAGAACTCTCGCTGCTCGTCCCGCTGGTAGTACACCCATGCGCTCACAAAGACGGGGCCGAGCGTCATCAGGTACCAGAGCACAACGCCAATCAGCAGGGTCAGCGAGCTCGTGACAAAGGCAAAAAACGCTCCGCCGTCAACGATCATCCCAACAATTGCCCAGTGGAACAGGATCGACCATGGCAGGATCGTGACCCACGGGGTCAGGATATAAGCGGACAGCTCTAGCGCGCGCTTGTGCGTCAGTCGTTGATTGTTCCAGATCTCCGGGAGTCGCGAGGCCATCGCCATGTGTCCTTGGAACCAGCGGCGCCGCTGCCGGAACAGCGCGGAAATCGTCTCCACGCCTTGTTGCTCTACCGCGGCGTGCGGGGTACTCGAGAGTTCCCAGCCGACCAGAGCCAGGGTCACGGCCAAGTCAAGATCCTCGGTCAGCGACTTCGACCAGGGTTTTTCTCCGGCGTCGTTCAGCGCGGACAGCCGGCTGAACTGACCGTTGCCTCCGAGCGAAACGGTTCCGGTTTGCACGCGTCCGAGCTGAGTGACCGCCGTGGTCGACCAGAAGTGGAAGTCTTGGTACCGGGTGAGAAAGGAGTCGCGGTTCCGAATCCGAACGGCGAGCTGGATCGCGCCCACGCGTTCCTCGTCGAAGAGAGGCAGAATGTGAGACATCGCACCGTCGGAAAGACGACCATCAGCGTCCATCACCGCGACCAGCACCCGATCCACGTCCTGCCCCCGTGAGGCGACCAGCTCCCGGACCAGTCGCACCGCGTCGTTGAGCGCTTCACCCTTCCCGATCCTGGCATTGGGGAGCGTGCGCGCGAGGACCAGCAGACTGCTGCCGCCGCGTTCCCGGGCCACCTCGGCAGTCCGATCATCAGAGGCGTCATCAATCACGATCGTGGTGGCGTTTGGGGAACCGGCGAGGGCCCGCGCCGTCGCCCCGATCACCCGTTCCTCGTTCAAGCACGGGATCAGAAAATAGGTGTGAAAGGTCCCCGGTTCGTCTCGGAACGGTTCTTCGTAGCGCGCACCACGCAGCGTCGAAAGCGTCGCCCCGGACTGTTTGATAGTCCGCAACCCGGCGAAAAACAACACCCAGAGATACGCAAATGAGACGCAGATCACGACGGTTGCCGTGGTAGCGAGAAAAACAATCATGGGAGCGGTTCCTTGAAGAGTTTGGGCGAGGAGTGCGGGCAGTGAGGCGGGGTCGGCCACATCATTCCGGTATTCACGCTAGGTCTCAGCGCGGCGCAATACGCGGCGCTCACGCACGGATGCGAGCTGGAGCGCTGAGCGTGCGTGCGGTTCCCGGGCATCGTACGTAGGCCGGCCTCGTCGCGTGCGTCGCGCCGGCCCACTTTCCCTATGGAGAGTCTCTGCCTCGCTGGGAAGCCGGAACACCGCAGTCGCGTGCCGGTCGCGGTGAGGCGATCGACCCGTGACTGCGGTGCGAGGTGAGAGCGGGGAGATCAGCGAGTGTTCAGCCCCGACGGCCTAACCCTTGGAACTCCGATTCCGGCGCAACCCCAGAGCGGTTCCTGCCGCGAGCAGCAGGCCATACCCTCCGGCGATCGCGGGACTGAGGACGGGAGTGTCCTCGCCGTTCCCTTCCGCGACGGCGAGGAACTCCCCTCCATCTATGGTGGTAGTGACCCCCTCTAAGGTGTTGTCGATGGTGAGGTGTAGCGGACCTTCGGGGAGCTTCGGAACGGTGCCGGACCAATTGCCAGCCTCGTCAGCCTTACCTTCATAGAGAACGTTGCCGTTTCCATCCTTGAGCACCACCGTAGAACCGGGAGTCGCGGTTCCGGTGAACTCCTGATTCTCCATCGAAATTTCGCTGCCGGCCGAGGGGGTCAGCAGGCCGAACTCGTACACCGGGTCGGCGACCTCGTAGCCGAAGTCCTCTCCGCGCTCGCCCCCGTAGCTCGGGTAGTAAGATCCCGATTCAGCCGGTGCGGTGAGTGACCAGGAACCGTCAGGTGCCACCGTGGACTCGCTCACTTTGGATCCGTTTGCGGCGTGTAGTGAGACGATTTCCCCGGGAGTGCCAGTTCCGGTGATCGATTCGTCGCCCTTCGCCGGAGTGTTCAGAGAGTTCGGGTAGTCCTTGGCCACTGTGAATGAACCGAGACCCTCAGTGTGAGTCTCACCCCGAAGCGTCATCTGCGCGGTGAGAGTCAGAGCGCCTACCGGAAGGTCATCGGCCGTCACTGACCAGGTGCCACTGGCGGGGATCGTTCCGCTGGCAACAATCACATTCCTGCCGTCCCGCAGCGTGTACTCCGCACCCGGAGTTCCCGTTCCGGTGAAGGCCTGCTTCAGCTCGGACAGGGTACTGCCGGCCTGCGGCGTCAGCAGCTCGAACGCGAGCACCGGATCGGCCTCGGTGTAGGAGAAGTTGTCCCCACGGGTCCCGTTATACGTCGGGTAGTACGTACCCGTCGAGGTCGGAGCCTTGAGCGACCATGAGCCGTCCGCAGCAACTTTCACCTCACTGACCTTCGACCCGGAAGCACTCAGAATCGCCACGGTCTCGCCCGGTGTCCCGGTGCCCGTGATCGTCGTCGCACCCTTGGCCGGAGTATTCAGCGAGTTCTTATGATCCTTCAACACCGTGAAGTTGCCCACTTCGTAGGACTGGGTTGCCCCGCTCAGCGTCATCAGCACAGTGAGCTTCAGCGTACCCACTGGCAGCGTGGTAGCGGTCGCAGACCAGTTCCCGTTTCCGGAGACCGTGCCCCTGGCCAAGACCACGTTGCGGCTGTCACGCAGACTGTAGGTCGCGCCTGGAGTCCCCCGCCCAGTGAACGTCTGATCCGACTCGGAGATATCACTGCCCACCTTGGGCGTCAGATGCTCGAACGTCAGCACCGGATCGGCCTCGGTGTAGGTGAAGTTGTCCCCACGGGTCCCGTTATACGTCGGGTAGTACGTACCCGTCGAGGTCGGAGCCTTGAGCGACCATGAGCCGTCCGCAGCAACTTTCACCTCACTGACCTTCGACCCGGAAGCACTCAGAATCGCCACGGTCTCGCCCGGTGTCCCGGTGCCCGTGATCGTCGTCGCACCCTTGGCCGGAGTATTCAGCGAGTTCTTATGATCCTTCAACACCGTGAACTGACCGCCGTCAACTGTCTTCACGGTGCCATCGATCGTGTTGACTACCGTGAGCTTCAGCGTGCCCTCAGCCAGCCCGGTCAGCGTCGCCGACCAAGACCCGTTTGCCGCAACCGTCCCGCTGTGCAACTGCGTTCCCGCGGCATTCTTCAGGACATAGGTCGACCCGGGCGTTCCCGTACCGGAGAACACCTGGCTCTTCGGTGACAGATCACTGCCAACCGCCGGAGACGCCACCACAAACTCCCGATCGGCAGCCTTGTAGGAGAAGTCGTCCCCACGGGTCCCGTTATACGTCGGGTAGTACGTACCCGTCGAGGTCGGAGCCGTGAGCGACCATGAGCCGTCCGCAGCAACTTTCACCTCACTGACCTTCGACCCGGAAGCACTCAGAATCGCCACGGTCTCGCCCGGAATCCCGGTGCCCGTGATCGTCGTCGCACCCTTGGCCGGAGTATTCAGCGAGTTCTTGTACGCCGCCCGCACGGTGAAGCTGCCGCCATCGATCGAGGAGGTCTTCCCGTCAATCGTGTTCAGCATCGTCAGCTTCAACGAGCCCTCCGGCAGCGAAGCAACCTTCGCGTACCAGTTCCCGTTCGAAGCAACCGTTCCACGATGTAGCACCGTGCCCGATGCGTTCGTCAGCTCATAGGTCGAGCCGGGCTCACCCGTCCCAGCGAACACCTGATCCTTCGCGTTCAGGGTGCTCCCCTTCGACGGAGTGTCCAGCACAAACGCCGCATCCGCAGCCGTGTAGGAGAAGTCGTCCCCACGGGTCCCGTTATACGTCGGGTAGTACGTACCCGTCGAGGCCGGAGCCTTGAGCGACCATGAGCCGTCCGCAGCAACTTTCACCTCACTGACCTTCGACCCGGAAGCACTCAGAATCGCCACGGTCTCGCCCGGAATCCCGGTGCCCGTGATCGTCGTCGCACCCTTGGCCGGAGTATTCAGCGAGTTCTTATGATCCTTCAACACCGTGAACTGACCGCCGTCAACTGTCTTCACGGTGCCATCGATCGTGTTGACTACCGTGAGCTTCAGCGTGCCCTCAGCCAGCCCGGTCAGCGTCGCCGACCAAGACCCGTTTGCCGCAACCGTCCCGCTGTGCAACTGCGTTCCCGCGGCATTCTTCAGGACATATGTCGACCCGGGCGTTCCCGTACCGGAGAACACCTGGCTCTTCGGTGACAGATCACTGCCAACCGCCGGAGACGCCACCACAAACTCCCGATCGGCAGCCTTGTAGGAGAAGTCGTCCCCACGGGTCCCGTTATACGTCGGGTAGTACGTACCCGTCGAGGCCGGAGCCTTGAGCGACCATGAGCCGTCCGCAGCAACTTTCACCTCACTGACCTTCGACCCGGAAGCACTCAGAATCGCCACGGTCTCGCCCGGAATCCCGGTGCCCGTGATCGTCGTCGCACCCTTGGCCGGAGTATTCAGCGAGTTCTTATGATCCTTCAACACCGTGAACTGACCGCCGTCAACTGTCTTCACGGTGCCATCGATCGTGTTGACTACCGTGAGCTTCAGCGTGCCCTCAGCCAGCCCGGTCAGCGTCGCCGACCAAGACCCGTTTGCCGCAACCGTCCCGCTGTGCAACTGCGTTCCCGCGGCATTCTTCAGGACATAGGTCGACCCGGGCGTTCCCGTACCGGAGAACACCTGGCTCTTCGGTGACAGATCACTGCCAACCGCCGGAGACGCCACCACAAACTCCCGATCGGCAGCCTTGTAGGAGAAGTCGTCCCCACGGGTCCCGTTATACGTCGGGTAGTACGTACCCGTCGAGGCCGGAGCCTTCAGCGACCAGTCACCGTCCACGGTGGCCCGCGCCTCGCTGATTTTGGTGCCGTCCTGGGCATACACAATGACGGTTGCGTACGGGTTCGCCGTTCCCGTGATCGTTGTCGCCCCCTTGGCGGGGGTGTTCAGCGAGTTCTTGTAGACCTTGACCACATTGAACCACTCGGGGGTCAGCGTGTAGCTCTTATTGTTGACATAGTTGACCACGTTTATTCGGATAATACCCAGGGCCATTTTCGGAACCTTCGCCGACCAGGTTCCGTCTGGCTCGACCATGCCCTCGTAGAGCACGAGATCGTCGATGGTCTTCAGAACGAGCTTGGCACCCGGATATCCCTTGCCGGTAAAGACCTGGTTCTCCGAGGCCACGTTGCTGTTGAGAGCCGGGCTCGTGAACGACATTTTGACAATGGGGTCTTCGTAGGGAGTCACCCCGCTCCGGATCCCACCGAGTTTCGGGGTAGTCGAAACCTCGGAGCTCTGCTCCTGCTTCGAGTGCAGCGGCCCCGCTTCCTCCGCAAGGAATGCCGCGTAAACCGCGCCACTTCCCACCGCGGTCAGCGCACCGATCGTGACAATCACGGTCAGTCCCTTCCAAACTTTCTGCATGTGCATGCCTTTCTGATGTGGGCCCCACTGTGTGGCCTAGCCCGGTTCTGTGGTCCTGATGAATCAGGCTGGAACAGTTGAGGTGAGCGCGCGTCTCTCTGAGGCTTATCCGGCTGAGGGCTGGCGCATTACGATGCGGAAGAACAGCAGCAGCACACCGGTCAGCCCCAGCAGCATGAATGCGGTCCCAAACGGACCGTGCACCCACCCGAATGCGGCGTGCCCGCCGGTGCCCCAGGCATGGCAAATCGCCAGCAGCCGGAGCTGGTTCAGGATGATCATCGCGAACATCCCGACCACGGTGGCTCCGAGCACGCGAAGGAGGTGAGTACGTGGACTGAGCGAGAGCGCTGCGGCGA
This window harbors:
- a CDS encoding Ig-like domain-containing protein, which produces MQKVWKGLTVIVTIGALTAVGSGAVYAAFLAEEAGPLHSKQEQSSEVSTTPKLGGIRSGVTPYEDPIVKMSFTSPALNSNVASENQVFTGKGYPGAKLVLKTIDDLVLYEGMVEPDGTWSAKVPKMALGIIRINVVNYVNNKSYTLTPEWFNVVKVYKNSLNTPAKGATTITGTANPYATVIVYAQDGTKISEARATVDGDWSLKAPASTGTYYPTYNGTRGDDFSYKAADREFVVASPAVGSDLSPKSQVFSGTGTPGSTYVLKNAAGTQLHSGTVAANGSWSATLTGLAEGTLKLTVVNTIDGTVKTVDGGQFTVLKDHKNSLNTPAKGATTITGTGIPGETVAILSASGSKVSEVKVAADGSWSLKAPASTGTYYPTYNGTRGDDFSYKAADREFVVASPAVGSDLSPKSQVFSGTGTPGSTYVLKNAAGTQLHSGTVAANGSWSATLTGLAEGTLKLTVVNTIDGTVKTVDGGQFTVLKDHKNSLNTPAKGATTITGTGIPGETVAILSASGSKVSEVKVAADGSWSLKAPASTGTYYPTYNGTRGDDFSYTAADAAFVLDTPSKGSTLNAKDQVFAGTGEPGSTYELTNASGTVLHRGTVASNGNWYAKVASLPEGSLKLTMLNTIDGKTSSIDGGSFTVRAAYKNSLNTPAKGATTITGTGIPGETVAILSASGSKVSEVKVAADGSWSLTAPTSTGTYYPTYNGTRGDDFSYKAADREFVVASPAVGSDLSPKSQVFSGTGTPGSTYVLKNAAGTQLHSGTVAANGSWSATLTGLAEGTLKLTVVNTIDGTVKTVDGGQFTVLKDHKNSLNTPAKGATTITGTGTPGETVAILSASGSKVSEVKVAADGSWSLKAPTSTGTYYPTYNGTRGDNFTYTEADPVLTFEHLTPKVGSDISESDQTFTGRGTPGATYSLRDSRNVVLARGTVSGNGNWSATATTLPVGTLKLTVLMTLSGATQSYEVGNFTVLKDHKNSLNTPAKGATTITGTGTPGETVAILSASGSKVSEVKVAADGSWSLKAPTSTGTYYPTYNGTRGDNFSYTEADPVLAFELLTPQAGSTLSELKQAFTGTGTPGAEYTLRDGRNVIVASGTIPASGTWSVTADDLPVGALTLTAQMTLRGETHTEGLGSFTVAKDYPNSLNTPAKGDESITGTGTPGEIVSLHAANGSKVSESTVAPDGSWSLTAPAESGSYYPSYGGERGEDFGYEVADPVYEFGLLTPSAGSEISMENQEFTGTATPGSTVVLKDGNGNVLYEGKADEAGNWSGTVPKLPEGPLHLTIDNTLEGVTTTIDGGEFLAVAEGNGEDTPVLSPAIAGGYGLLLAAGTALGLRRNRSSKG
- a CDS encoding glycosyltransferase, with the translated sequence MIVFLATTATVVICVSFAYLWVLFFAGLRTIKQSGATLSTLRGARYEEPFRDEPGTFHTYFLIPCLNEERVIGATARALAGSPNATTIVIDDASDDRTAEVARERGGSSLLVLARTLPNARIGKGEALNDAVRLVRELVASRGQDVDRVLVAVMDADGRLSDGAMSHILPLFDEERVGAIQLAVRIRNRDSFLTRYQDFHFWSTTAVTQLGRVQTGTVSLGGNGQFSRLSALNDAGEKPWSKSLTEDLDLAVTLALVGWELSSTPHAAVEQQGVETISALFRQRRRWFQGHMAMASRLPEIWNNQRLTHKRALELSAYILTPWVTILPWSILFHWAIVGMIVDGGAFFAFVTSSLTLLIGVVLWYLMTLGPVFVSAWVYYQRDEQREFWVSLLHAHCFPLINYLAFAAVWSALARILKGQHSWEKTQRVDEGLLSNVLGDAVDDAVDDAVGGAAQ